In Vicugna pacos chromosome 1, VicPac4, whole genome shotgun sequence, a single window of DNA contains:
- the LOC102537401 gene encoding olfactory receptor 5H2-like, translating to MEKENATLLTEFVLTGFSYQQEWQIPLFLVFLVIYLITIVGNLGLIALIWNDSQLHIPMYLFLGSLAFVDTSISSIVTPKMLVNTFTKNKMISLSECMVQFFSFTVSATTECFLLASMAYDRYVAICNPLLYPMIMTNRLCMRLLILSFVGGVLHAFIHIGFLFRLTFCNYNIIHHFYCDIMPLFKISCTDPSINILIVFIFSGSIQVFTILIVLISYTLVLFTILKKKSLQGIRKAFSTCGAHLLSVSLYYGPLLFMYVRPGSTQADDQDMMDSLFYTVIIPLLNPIIYSLRNKKVLDSLTKMLKRNV from the coding sequence ATGGAAAAGGAAAATGCAACATTGCTGACAGAGTTTGTTCTCACAGGATTCTCATACCAGCAGGAGTGGCAAATCCCCCTGTTCCTGGTGTTCCTGGTCATATACCTCATCACCATCGTGGGCAACCTTGGTCTTATTGCTCTCATCTGGAATGACTCTCAACTTCACATCCCCATGTACTTATTCCTTGGGAGTTTGGCTTTTGTGGATACTTCAATATCATCCATAGTGACCCCCAAGATGCTGGTCAACACTTTCACCAAGAATAAGATGATATCCCTCTCTGAATGCATGgtccaatttttttcctttacagtcaGTGCAACCACGGAATGTTTTCTCCTGGCAAGTATGGCTTATGATCGCTATGTGGCCATATGCAACCCTTTACTTTATCCAATGATTATGACTAATAGACTATGTATGCGGCTGTTAATCTTATCATTTGTAGGTGGTGTTCTTCATGCCTTTATTCATATTGGTTTTTTATTCAGATTAACCTTCTGTAATTATAACATAATACATCACTTTTACTGTGACATCATGCCATTGTTTAAGATTTCTTGTACTGACCCTTCTATTAATATTCTgatagttttcattttctctggttCAATTCAGGTGTTTACCATTCTGATTGTTCTTATTTCTTATACACTGGTTctctttacaattttaaaaaagaagtctctaCAAGGTATAAGGaaggccttctccacctgtggAGCCCACCTCTTATCTGTCTCTTTATATTATGGGCCTCTTCTTTTCATGTATGTGCGCCCTGGCTCCACACAAGCAGATGATCAAGACATGATGGACTCTCTGTTTTACACTGTCATAATTCCTTTGTTAAATCCAATCATCTACAGCCTGAGAAATAAGAAGGTCTTAGATTCATTAACAAAAATGTTAAAGAGAAATGTTTAG